One Bradyrhizobium sp. ISRA464 genomic window carries:
- a CDS encoding FAD-binding and (Fe-S)-binding domain-containing protein, protein MATVQAEKSQSSADSSPLAGRLRREITGDVFFDAFNRGRYATDASFYQIMPAGVVVPRTTDEALRALAIARDDGRIVTPRGGGTSQCGQTVNDGIVVDLSKHLNRIISLDVENRSCVVEPGIVLDDLNRQLRKHGLWFPVDVSTASRATIGGMAGNNSCGGRSLRYGTMRDNTLAMDAALADGTLLHFGEVPRDLANVNAPDSGVKLFRAMLDLGEREAAEIADKFPKVQRRVGGYNLDALVPRNAPNNMAHILVGSEGTLAFTTQVELKLWPVIRNKVLGVCHFGSFYEAMDAAQHLVKLRPIAVELLDRTMIALGSEIVMFQPIISAAVRGDPDAILVVEFAEEDQADNLARLKQLGELMADLGFGWDKPQRKWGGVVEIVEPALQSGIADFRAAGLNVMMSMKQEGKPVSFVEDCAVPLPHLADYTQRLNAIFAKHGTRGTMYAHASEGCLHVRPVLNLKLEKDVKAMRAIAEETFEMVREYKGSHSGEHGDGLVRSEFHDEMFGARIVADFREVKQRFDPGNTLNPGKIVDPPRMDDRSLFRFAPDYRVGELKTVLDWSAYPGAGGGFQGAVEMCNNNGACRKLEGGVMCPSYRATRNEADVTRGRANTLRLAISGQLGPDALASDAMMETLKLCVSCKACRHECPTGVDMAKMKIEVLAARASRHGLSLRDRLVGYLPRYVDIASRFAALANWRNRSALLRMLFERFAGISARRSLPEFRRDTFRPDAEAFGPADGREVVLFADTFNRAYERENLDAAVEVLVAGGYRVHLPRPLDGARPLCCGRTFLSAGLVEQARAELDRLVATYAPFAARGVPIIGLEPSCLLTLRDELLSLRSDGTAKEISANALLFEEFLVREAEAGRLALPLGPVAEKAVVHGHCHQKSFGAFKPVEKVLRLVPGLRVETIESSCCGMAGAFGYGGDTYQASIDMAELSLLPAVRRADQDTLIVADGTSCRHQIKDGSGRTPLHVASVLAMSLNCAKSNSDKISPTKEEAHG, encoded by the coding sequence ATGGCGACAGTGCAGGCCGAGAAGTCGCAAAGTTCGGCTGACAGCAGCCCCCTCGCCGGCCGTCTGCGCCGCGAGATCACCGGGGATGTCTTCTTCGATGCGTTCAATCGCGGCCGCTACGCGACCGACGCGTCGTTCTACCAGATCATGCCGGCTGGGGTGGTGGTTCCCCGAACCACCGACGAAGCGCTGCGGGCGCTCGCGATCGCGCGCGACGACGGGCGCATCGTCACCCCCCGCGGCGGCGGCACCTCGCAATGCGGCCAGACCGTCAATGACGGCATCGTGGTCGACCTGTCCAAGCACCTGAATCGAATCATCTCGCTCGACGTCGAGAACCGCTCCTGTGTGGTCGAGCCCGGCATCGTGCTCGACGATCTCAATCGCCAGCTCAGGAAGCACGGGCTGTGGTTTCCGGTCGACGTCTCCACCGCCTCGCGCGCCACCATTGGCGGCATGGCCGGCAACAATTCCTGCGGCGGCCGCTCGCTCCGCTACGGCACCATGCGTGACAACACGCTCGCGATGGACGCGGCGCTGGCCGACGGCACGCTGCTGCATTTCGGCGAGGTGCCGCGCGATCTCGCCAATGTGAACGCGCCCGATAGTGGAGTGAAGCTGTTCCGCGCCATGCTCGACCTCGGCGAGCGCGAGGCGGCCGAGATCGCGGACAAATTCCCCAAGGTGCAGCGCCGCGTCGGCGGCTACAACCTCGACGCACTGGTGCCGCGCAATGCGCCGAACAACATGGCGCATATCCTGGTCGGCTCCGAGGGCACGCTGGCCTTCACGACGCAGGTCGAGCTCAAGCTGTGGCCGGTGATCCGCAACAAGGTGCTCGGCGTCTGCCATTTCGGCAGCTTCTACGAGGCGATGGATGCGGCCCAGCATCTGGTCAAGCTGCGGCCGATCGCAGTCGAGCTGCTCGATCGCACCATGATCGCGCTCGGCAGCGAGATCGTGATGTTTCAGCCAATCATTTCGGCAGCGGTGCGCGGCGATCCGGATGCGATCCTGGTGGTCGAGTTCGCTGAGGAGGACCAGGCCGACAATCTCGCCCGCCTCAAGCAGCTCGGCGAGCTGATGGCCGATCTCGGCTTCGGATGGGACAAGCCGCAACGCAAATGGGGCGGCGTGGTCGAGATCGTCGAGCCCGCGCTGCAATCGGGCATCGCCGATTTCCGGGCAGCCGGCCTCAACGTCATGATGTCGATGAAGCAGGAGGGCAAGCCGGTCTCCTTTGTCGAGGATTGCGCGGTGCCGCTGCCGCATCTCGCCGACTACACCCAGCGGCTCAACGCCATCTTTGCCAAGCACGGCACGCGCGGCACGATGTATGCGCATGCGTCCGAAGGCTGCCTGCATGTGCGCCCGGTGCTCAATCTCAAGCTCGAAAAGGACGTCAAGGCAATGCGCGCCATTGCCGAGGAAACCTTCGAGATGGTGCGTGAGTACAAGGGCTCGCACTCCGGCGAGCACGGCGACGGGCTGGTGCGCTCCGAATTCCACGACGAGATGTTCGGCGCGCGGATCGTTGCCGACTTCCGCGAGGTCAAGCAGCGCTTCGATCCCGGCAACACGCTTAACCCCGGCAAGATCGTCGATCCGCCCAGGATGGACGACCGCTCGCTGTTTCGCTTTGCGCCGGACTATCGCGTCGGCGAGTTGAAGACCGTGCTCGACTGGTCGGCCTATCCCGGCGCCGGCGGCGGCTTCCAGGGCGCGGTCGAGATGTGCAACAACAACGGCGCCTGCCGCAAGCTCGAAGGCGGCGTGATGTGCCCGTCCTATCGCGCGACCCGCAACGAGGCCGACGTCACGCGCGGTCGCGCCAATACGCTGCGGCTTGCGATCTCCGGCCAGCTGGGCCCCGACGCGTTGGCCTCCGACGCCATGATGGAGACGTTGAAGCTCTGCGTCTCATGCAAGGCCTGCCGCCACGAATGTCCGACCGGCGTCGACATGGCCAAGATGAAGATCGAGGTTTTGGCTGCCCGCGCAAGCAGGCACGGCCTGTCGCTGCGCGACCGGCTGGTCGGCTATCTGCCGCGCTACGTCGACATCGCATCGCGCTTCGCCGCGCTGGCGAACTGGCGAAACCGCAGTGCGCTGTTGCGCATGCTGTTCGAGCGATTTGCCGGCATCAGCGCCAGGCGCAGCCTGCCTGAGTTTCGCCGCGACACGTTCCGGCCTGACGCCGAGGCGTTCGGCCCGGCCGATGGCCGTGAGGTGGTCCTGTTCGCCGACACGTTCAACCGCGCTTACGAGCGCGAGAACCTCGATGCCGCGGTCGAGGTGCTGGTCGCCGGCGGATATCGCGTGCATCTGCCCCGACCACTGGACGGCGCGAGGCCGCTGTGCTGCGGCCGGACATTCCTCTCGGCCGGCCTGGTCGAGCAGGCCCGCGCGGAGCTGGACCGGCTGGTTGCGACCTACGCGCCGTTCGCGGCGCGCGGCGTGCCGATCATCGGGCTCGAGCCGAGCTGCCTTCTGACACTGCGGGACGAGCTGCTGTCGCTGCGCTCCGACGGGACCGCGAAGGAGATCAGCGCCAACGCCCTGCTGTTCGAGGAATTCCTGGTGCGCGAAGCGGAGGCCGGGCGCCTCGCGCTGCCGCTCGGACCTGTCGCCGAGAAGGCCGTCGTGCACGGTCATTGTCACCAGAAGTCGTTTGGCGCCTTCAAACCTGTGGAGAAAGTGCTGCGCCTTGTGCCCGGCCTCCGCGTTGAAACCATCGAGTCGAGTTGCTGTGGCATGGCCGGCGCGTTCGGCTATGGCGGCGATACCTACCAGGCCTCGATCGACATGGCCGAACTGTCACTGCTGCCGGCGGTGCGGCGCGCGGACCAGGACACGTTGATCGTGGCGGATGGAACCTCGTGCCGGCACCAGATCAAGGACGGCAGCGGACGCACGCCACTCCACGTCGCCAGCGTATTGGCGATGAGCCTTAATTGTGCGAAGTCCAATTCCGACAAGATATCGCCGACAAAGGAAGAGGCCCATGGCTGA
- a CDS encoding glycosyltransferase family 87 protein, whose protein sequence is MKKIVDWDVSEGDDPAQAIASVILLSITILVSVLVFVSGGGQAGIDFSCFWGAGAMALDGHAATAYDWEQLHQQIVLRMQPMNHVSYPYDQVPVPFFYPPVFFFVLAPLALLPFPIAFWVWSAAKLFCWLLVVYAIRPRSAALLLALAFPPILYDFIAGQSGLLAASLLGGILLTLNKRPLVSGFLLALLIFKPQYGILLPFVLVATGRWSVVITAVLVMPALVLLTGFSFGWDTFKAFGAAATFATTQFHLSGALPWFKLQSIYGLFRLAGFGYGSALSFHIAIASAAAIWVLVIWRRNVSFAVQAASLLAATPLISPYFAIYDLPILAIALVFLMNATTDQISPLSNRRRAFRIGVTIMFLLGYAFPFVLVPVGPFMCATMIVIIWMRLRQLEASGIIISEQPRQPATVRGH, encoded by the coding sequence ATGAAGAAAATTGTGGACTGGGATGTTTCTGAGGGAGATGACCCGGCGCAAGCGATTGCCAGCGTCATCTTGTTAAGCATCACAATACTTGTCTCGGTACTGGTATTTGTTAGTGGTGGCGGCCAAGCCGGCATCGATTTTTCGTGTTTTTGGGGCGCGGGCGCGATGGCGCTCGACGGCCACGCGGCGACCGCCTACGATTGGGAGCAACTGCATCAGCAAATTGTTCTCCGGATGCAGCCGATGAATCACGTCTCGTATCCCTACGATCAGGTTCCAGTACCGTTTTTTTATCCGCCCGTGTTTTTCTTCGTATTGGCGCCCTTAGCACTCCTGCCGTTTCCGATTGCGTTCTGGGTTTGGAGCGCGGCAAAGCTATTTTGTTGGCTCCTCGTTGTTTATGCCATCCGGCCACGCTCCGCCGCGCTGCTACTGGCACTCGCCTTTCCGCCCATCCTTTACGATTTCATCGCCGGCCAAAGCGGGCTGCTTGCGGCATCGTTGCTCGGTGGCATCCTGTTGACATTGAATAAGCGCCCGCTTGTCAGCGGCTTCTTGCTCGCGTTGCTTATCTTCAAACCTCAATATGGCATTCTTCTCCCTTTTGTGTTGGTCGCCACCGGGCGTTGGAGCGTCGTCATCACCGCCGTTTTGGTAATGCCGGCCCTCGTGCTGCTCACCGGGTTCAGCTTCGGCTGGGATACTTTCAAGGCATTTGGTGCGGCGGCAACTTTCGCCACGACGCAATTTCACCTTAGTGGAGCGCTGCCATGGTTTAAATTGCAAAGTATTTACGGCCTATTTCGACTTGCCGGCTTTGGCTACGGATCGGCCCTGTCGTTCCACATAGCCATCGCGTCAGCCGCGGCGATTTGGGTGCTGGTCATATGGCGCCGCAATGTCAGCTTCGCCGTCCAGGCGGCCAGCCTGCTTGCGGCAACGCCGCTCATTTCTCCTTACTTCGCCATCTACGATCTGCCGATCCTGGCCATCGCGTTGGTCTTTCTCATGAACGCTACCACGGACCAGATCTCGCCGCTCTCGAACCGACGACGCGCCTTCCGGATCGGTGTCACTATCATGTTCCTATTGGGGTACGCTTTCCCGTTCGTGCTCGTGCCGGTTGGCCCGTTCATGTGCGCAACCATGATTGTGATCATCTGGATGAGATTACGGCAACTTGAGGCTAGCGGGATAATCATAAGCGAGCAGCCGCGACAACCTGCGACGGTGCGAGGCCATTAA
- a CDS encoding enoyl-CoA hydratase/isomerase family protein has protein sequence MNAPATPAEDLIYSVEDGIARITFNRPQARNALTFAMYEQMAAICENINQDHSIKALIMTGAGDKAFASGTDISQFRAFKTAQDALDYEARIDRVLGTLEQCRVPVIAAIAGACTGGGAGIAACCDIRIGTEATRIGFPIARTLGNCLSMSNISRLVSLIGPARTKDLIFKARLVEAPEALVLGLLNEVVPDVATLQRRAEETAKLVASHAPITLEVTKEAVRRIRRTLSRDEGEDLILRAYMSEDFREGMDAFLNKRTPNWKGK, from the coding sequence ATGAACGCGCCCGCCACCCCGGCCGAAGACCTGATCTACTCCGTCGAAGACGGAATCGCGCGCATCACGTTCAATCGCCCGCAGGCCCGCAATGCGCTGACCTTTGCGATGTACGAGCAGATGGCAGCGATCTGCGAGAACATCAATCAGGATCACTCGATCAAGGCCCTGATCATGACCGGTGCCGGCGACAAGGCGTTCGCCTCAGGCACTGACATCTCGCAGTTCCGCGCCTTCAAGACCGCCCAGGATGCACTCGATTATGAGGCACGGATCGACCGCGTGCTGGGTACGCTCGAGCAGTGCCGTGTGCCTGTGATCGCTGCGATTGCCGGTGCGTGCACCGGCGGGGGCGCCGGCATTGCCGCGTGCTGCGATATCCGCATCGGCACCGAGGCGACGCGGATCGGCTTTCCGATCGCGCGGACGCTCGGCAACTGCCTCTCGATGTCCAACATCTCGCGGCTGGTTTCGCTGATCGGTCCGGCGCGGACCAAGGATCTGATCTTCAAGGCGCGTCTCGTCGAAGCGCCGGAAGCGCTGGTGCTCGGGCTGCTGAACGAAGTCGTGCCCGATGTGGCGACGTTGCAGCGCCGGGCCGAGGAGACCGCGAAGCTCGTTGCCAGCCACGCGCCGATCACGCTCGAAGTGACCAAGGAGGCAGTGCGCCGCATCCGCCGCACGCTGTCGCGCGACGAGGGCGAAGACCTGATCCTGCGCGCCTATATGAGCGAGGATTTCCGCGAGGGCATGGACGCCTTCCTCAACAAGCGCACGCCGAACTGGAAGGGCAAGTAG
- a CDS encoding tetratricopeptide repeat protein: MAPVDPGGPDPVQEPTDVKYYPSDEPVRLGLEAYNRGAYGIAQRYFKDAVEKSPKDVTAWVGLAASYDRIRRFDLADQAYAQAIRLGGRTVQVLNDQGYSYMLRGNLSAARRKFDEARSLDPTNPVIANNLELLNGSRRFIERPPNNQPSVE, from the coding sequence GTGGCCCCCGTGGATCCCGGGGGCCCGGACCCCGTGCAGGAGCCGACCGACGTCAAGTACTATCCGTCGGACGAGCCGGTGCGGTTGGGGCTCGAGGCCTACAACCGGGGCGCCTACGGGATCGCCCAGCGCTATTTCAAGGACGCCGTCGAGAAGTCGCCGAAGGACGTGACGGCCTGGGTCGGGCTGGCGGCGAGCTATGATCGGATCCGTCGCTTCGATCTTGCCGACCAGGCGTACGCGCAGGCGATCCGCCTGGGGGGCCGCACCGTCCAGGTCCTGAACGACCAGGGCTATTCCTACATGCTGCGCGGCAATCTGAGCGCGGCGCGGCGCAAGTTCGACGAGGCGCGTTCGCTCGATCCCACCAACCCCGTGATCGCCAACAATCTCGAACTGCTCAACGGCAGCCGGCGGTTCATCGAACGGCCGCCGAACAATCAGCCGTCGGTGGAATAA
- the ltrA gene encoding group II intron reverse transcriptase/maturase codes for MSLETPERIRTLQRKLYCKAKAEPAYRFYLLYDKICREDILRHAYALARANAGAPGVDGVTFEQIEASGVEAWLAGLREDLVSKTYRPDPVRRVMIPKPGGGERALGIPTIRCRVIQTAAKLVLEPIFEADFEDSAYGYRPRRSAVDAIKETHRLICRGYTDVVDADLSKYFDTIPHSDLLKSVARRIVDRHVLWLIKLWLQAPVEERDGNGKRRMSGGKNSKRGTPQGGVASPLLSVIYMNRFLKHWRLTGRGEAFRAHIVSYADDFVILSRGYAHEALAWTKAVMTKLGLTLNEAKTSVKDARRESFDFLGYSFGPHRYRKDGHWYLGASPSKKSVQRLKAKVSDILVPGNTGCWLDVRDRLNRLLRGWSTYFGYGTRKPAYRTVDNHVYERVRGFLVRRHKVPSRGTRLFPREAVFGALGVLHLRRVHLGPPPWALH; via the coding sequence ATGAGCCTCGAAACGCCTGAAAGGATCAGGACCCTTCAGAGAAAGCTCTATTGCAAGGCGAAGGCGGAGCCTGCCTACCGCTTCTATTTGCTCTACGACAAGATCTGCCGTGAGGACATTCTGCGCCACGCCTACGCGCTGGCCCGTGCCAATGCGGGTGCGCCTGGTGTTGACGGGGTGACCTTTGAGCAGATCGAGGCGTCGGGCGTGGAAGCATGGTTAGCGGGGCTGCGCGAGGACCTCGTTTCGAAGACGTACCGACCCGATCCGGTGCGGCGGGTGATGATCCCGAAGCCCGGGGGAGGCGAGCGCGCGCTCGGCATTCCCACGATCCGCTGTCGCGTCATTCAGACTGCCGCCAAACTCGTGTTGGAACCGATATTCGAAGCGGACTTCGAGGACAGTGCTTATGGCTATCGTCCGCGTCGCAGCGCGGTCGATGCGATCAAGGAAACGCACCGGCTGATTTGCCGGGGCTATACCGACGTGGTTGACGCCGATTTGTCGAAATATTTCGACACGATCCCGCATTCGGACCTCCTCAAATCGGTGGCCCGACGCATCGTTGACCGGCATGTGCTGTGGCTGATCAAGCTGTGGCTGCAAGCGCCGGTCGAGGAGCGGGACGGCAACGGGAAGCGGCGCATGAGTGGCGGCAAGAACAGCAAGCGCGGCACACCGCAAGGCGGTGTTGCAAGCCCGCTGCTCTCCGTCATCTATATGAACCGGTTCCTGAAGCATTGGCGATTGACCGGACGCGGCGAAGCCTTCCGCGCCCACATCGTCTCGTACGCCGACGACTTCGTCATCCTCAGCCGCGGCTATGCGCACGAGGCTCTGGCGTGGACGAAAGCGGTGATGACGAAACTCGGGCTGACGCTCAACGAGGCGAAAACCTCGGTGAAGGATGCCCGGCGCGAGAGCTTCGACTTCCTTGGTTATAGCTTCGGGCCGCATCGGTACCGGAAAGATGGCCATTGGTATCTGGGCGCGAGCCCGTCCAAGAAGAGTGTTCAGCGGCTCAAAGCCAAGGTGAGCGATATCCTGGTCCCCGGCAACACCGGGTGCTGGCTTGACGTGCGTGACCGGCTCAATCGCTTGTTGCGAGGCTGGAGCACGTACTTCGGCTACGGCACTCGGAAACCGGCGTACCGGACCGTCGATAACCATGTGTACGAACGGGTCCGCGGATTCCTGGTCCGACGTCACAAGGTGCCGTCGCGTGGCACCCGCCTCTTCCCGCGAGAGGCTGTGTTTGGCGCGCTCGGGGTCTTGCACCTCCGACGCGTCCACTTGGGACCGCCGCCGTGGGCCTTGCACTGA
- a CDS encoding aminotransferase class V-fold PLP-dependent enzyme, translated as MTVHTGRHFLQIPGPTNVPDRVLRAMDMPTMDHRGPEFAEIGFAVLSAMQRVFRTKQPVIIYPSSGTGAWEAAIVNTLQPGDKVLMCETGQFAVLWRGIADKFKLDVDFIPGDWRHGADLEQIEARLSADKAHKIKAVCMVHNETSTACVTYPRDVRKIMDTLKHPALLMVDTISGLGSLEYEHDAWGIDVSIAGSQKGLMLPPGLGFNAVSEKALAVAKANPGMRSYWDWQEVININKAGTWPYTPATNLLFGLREAVKMLEEEGLENVFARHKRHSEATRAAIKVWGLETQCQEQGAHSPALTAVRMPEGHDADHFRKVVLENFDMSLGTGLNKVKGKVFRIGHIGHFNDLMLMGTLSGVEMGLDLARVPHRGGGVVAAMEVLKERATAHTSKAVA; from the coding sequence ATGACCGTGCATACTGGAAGGCATTTTCTGCAGATTCCTGGACCGACCAACGTGCCGGACCGGGTGCTGCGGGCCATGGATATGCCGACCATGGACCATCGTGGTCCGGAGTTCGCCGAGATCGGCTTTGCGGTGCTTTCGGCGATGCAGCGGGTGTTCCGCACCAAGCAGCCGGTGATCATCTATCCCTCGTCCGGGACGGGCGCCTGGGAGGCCGCGATCGTCAATACGCTGCAGCCGGGCGACAAGGTCCTGATGTGCGAGACCGGGCAGTTCGCCGTGCTGTGGCGCGGCATCGCCGACAAGTTCAAGCTCGACGTCGATTTCATCCCGGGCGACTGGCGCCATGGCGCCGATCTCGAACAGATCGAGGCACGGCTCTCCGCCGACAAGGCTCACAAGATCAAGGCGGTCTGCATGGTCCATAACGAGACCTCGACCGCCTGCGTCACCTATCCGCGCGACGTCCGCAAGATCATGGACACCCTGAAACATCCGGCGCTCCTGATGGTCGACACCATCTCGGGCCTCGGCTCGCTCGAATATGAGCACGACGCCTGGGGCATCGACGTCTCCATCGCCGGCTCCCAGAAGGGTCTGATGCTGCCGCCCGGGCTCGGCTTCAACGCCGTCTCGGAAAAGGCGCTGGCGGTCGCGAAGGCCAATCCGGGCATGCGCTCCTATTGGGATTGGCAGGAGGTCATCAACATCAACAAGGCCGGCACATGGCCCTATACGCCCGCAACCAACCTGCTGTTCGGCTTGCGGGAGGCGGTGAAGATGCTGGAAGAGGAAGGCCTCGAGAACGTCTTCGCCCGCCACAAGCGCCACAGCGAGGCGACGCGCGCGGCCATCAAGGTCTGGGGCCTGGAGACGCAGTGCCAGGAGCAGGGCGCCCACTCGCCGGCACTGACTGCGGTGCGCATGCCCGAAGGACATGACGCCGATCACTTCCGCAAGGTGGTGCTGGAGAATTTCGACATGTCGCTTGGCACCGGCCTGAACAAGGTCAAGGGCAAGGTGTTCCGGATCGGACATATCGGTCACTTCAACGACCTGATGTTGATGGGCACGCTCTCGGGCGTCGAGATGGGCCTCGATCTTGCCAGGGTGCCGCATCGCGGCGGCGGCGTGGTCGCTGCGATGGAGGTCTTGAAGGAACGCGCGACTGCGCACACGTCGAAGGCCGTCGCCTGA
- a CDS encoding IS1380 family transposase, producing the protein MPTECSAERFDFGVVEGRAVEAAFDAGLVTSDAGALLLGAADRAIDLVGRFADCFRDHRRPDLIEHAVGTLVGQRVFGIALGYEDLNDHDELRHDPLMAVLAGKLEAKREDCAPVAGKSTLNRLELSRNEPSRYHKIAYDAAAIEALPVTLFLEAHKRPPAQIILDLDATDDPLHGHQEGRFFHGYYDCYCYLPLYVFCGRHLLAAKLRPSDIDASAGSVAEVERIVRQIRVHWPFVRILLRADSGFAREALMAWCERNRVDYLFGLARNTRLVAMIEEELAAARAAAEKTGRPARRFKDFQWSTRGTWSRRRRVVAKAEWTKGEANPRFVVTSLKRAEAGARQLYEDIYCARGEMENRIKECQLDLYADRTSAATMRANQLRLWFASMAYVLICALRRIGLAETIFADATCGTIRLKLLKIGALVRISVRRIKIAMASACPAAEPWGIAAHRLAKAAGARASPA; encoded by the coding sequence ATGCCGACAGAGTGTAGCGCAGAACGGTTTGATTTTGGAGTGGTGGAAGGCCGGGCTGTGGAAGCGGCCTTTGATGCTGGCCTGGTGACGTCGGACGCTGGAGCGCTGCTTCTGGGCGCCGCCGATCGAGCGATCGATCTGGTGGGGCGTTTTGCAGATTGCTTTCGCGATCATCGCCGTCCGGACTTGATCGAGCATGCGGTCGGGACGTTGGTCGGACAACGGGTCTTTGGCATTGCACTTGGCTACGAAGATCTCAACGATCACGACGAGCTGCGGCACGACCCGCTGATGGCGGTGCTGGCGGGCAAGCTTGAGGCCAAGCGCGAGGACTGCGCGCCGGTGGCCGGCAAGTCGACGCTGAACCGGCTGGAGCTGAGCCGAAACGAGCCTTCGCGCTATCACAAGATCGCCTACGACGCGGCGGCGATCGAGGCGTTGCCGGTGACGCTATTCCTGGAGGCGCACAAGCGACCGCCGGCGCAGATCATCCTCGATCTCGACGCCACCGACGACCCGCTGCACGGGCATCAGGAAGGACGCTTCTTCCACGGCTATTACGACTGTTACTGCTATCTGCCGCTGTACGTGTTCTGCGGCCGGCATCTGTTGGCGGCCAAGCTGCGGCCCTCCGACATTGACGCCAGCGCGGGCAGCGTCGCGGAGGTCGAGCGGATTGTCCGGCAAATCCGCGTCCACTGGCCGTTCGTGCGCATCCTGCTGCGCGCCGACAGTGGCTTTGCGCGCGAGGCGCTGATGGCGTGGTGCGAACGGAACCGCGTGGATTACCTGTTCGGGCTCGCCCGCAACACGCGCCTGGTCGCCATGATCGAAGAGGAGCTCGCCGCGGCGCGGGCTGCAGCCGAGAAGACCGGCCGCCCGGCGCGCCGCTTCAAGGACTTCCAGTGGAGCACGCGCGGCACCTGGAGCCGAAGGCGCCGCGTCGTCGCCAAGGCGGAGTGGACAAAAGGGGAAGCCAATCCGCGCTTCGTCGTGACCTCGCTCAAGCGGGCCGAGGCGGGTGCGCGGCAGCTCTACGAGGACATTTACTGCGCCCGTGGCGAGATGGAAAACCGCATCAAGGAGTGCCAGCTCGATCTCTACGCCGACCGCACTTCCGCGGCGACCATGCGCGCCAACCAACTGCGGTTGTGGTTCGCCTCGATGGCCTATGTGCTGATCTGTGCCCTGAGGCGCATCGGCCTTGCCGAAACCATCTTTGCGGACGCCACCTGCGGCACCATCCGCCTCAAGCTCCTGAAGATCGGCGCACTGGTGCGCATCAGCGTCCGCCGCATCAAGATCGCCATGGCCTCGGCCTGTCCGGCCGCCGAACCGTGGGGCATCGCCGCGCACCGCCTGGCCAAAGCCGCCGGAGCCCGCGCCTCGCCGGCCTGA
- a CDS encoding heme-binding protein: protein MAELTLDIARKILDAALTKGNEKKLKPLVVTILDARGAVKVTAAQDGTSLMRAEIAHGKAYGALAMGMGSRALFQRAQEQAYFIDAVNTLAQGRMVPVPGGVLILDGGMLLGAVGVSGDTSDNDEACAVAGIEAAGLKANAG, encoded by the coding sequence ATGGCTGAGCTCACTCTCGACATCGCCCGCAAGATCCTCGATGCCGCCCTGACCAAGGGGAACGAGAAGAAGCTCAAGCCGCTCGTGGTCACGATCCTGGACGCCCGCGGCGCCGTGAAGGTGACGGCCGCGCAGGACGGCACCAGCCTGATGCGGGCCGAGATCGCCCATGGCAAAGCCTACGGCGCACTGGCGATGGGAATGGGATCGCGGGCGCTGTTCCAGCGCGCGCAGGAACAGGCCTATTTCATCGACGCCGTGAACACGCTCGCGCAGGGGCGGATGGTGCCGGTCCCCGGCGGCGTCCTGATCCTCGACGGCGGCATGCTGCTCGGCGCGGTCGGCGTCAGCGGCGACACGTCGGACAATGACGAGGCTTGCGCCGTGGCCGGCATCGAGGCCGCCGGACTGAAGGCGAATGCGGGATAG